The genomic interval AAATTCCTTTAATGTATGACCTGCCGCTTTTCCTATCTCGGGCAATTTTTTTGGACCGAAAACCACCAATGCAATAACCAGAATGAGAATAAGTCCTGGAAATCCAATGCTACCTAATCCCATCATCATCATCCTCTTCTATATATAATTTGTTTTCAAGAGGCTAACCTTCTACTAATTCCTAAGATAAGTGTAACACGTCTAACAACCGCCGCACAACTTATAAATGCTTTGCTTTTTCATATTGGTGTGGATAGTTCATGTTAAAAAAATGTTTCAATAATAAATAATCATCGATACCTTCATAGTTTGATACATATCGCACATTTATATGTTCAAACAATGTTCGCACTTTTCGTTGATCTTTTTCTAATAGGTTTTCAACTTCAGGCAAGACTCGTTTTTGGTATATGCCTGAAAGAGGGTGCATTTTCTCATTATATACCGGGATTACCGCGTCATGATCATAGCTGTCCATGGCATCTAGAAGCAAGCGGTAGACTTTCCTGTTAATAAGTGGCGTATCGCACGCAGCAAATGCACATATATCGTTGCTGGAATGATATAAACCCGCTTCGATACCTGCCAATGGGCCTTTATGTTTGTACCTGTCACAATAGATATCTGTCCCCAAAAAAGCGTAAGGCGCTGGGTCATTCGAAATGACAGCCCTGTAATGGCAGAAGTGACTTAGTTCATCATTAATATGAGCGATGGCAGGCTTGCCATTAATTCCCAATAATGATTTATTTGTCCCCATCCGTGATGATTGCCCGCCTGCAAGAATTATTCCACTGATTTGCATAGTCAACCTCACCGAGCCCGATCATACTGGAGGAAGTAATAGGTATAAGGGTTTTTATCATTTTGTTCTCCCCTCTTCCTTGATGTTAGCTGCCAGTCTTCTTCATTAAAGGAAGGAAAATATGTATCCCCCTTAAACGTTTCATCAATTCGTGTAATGTACATACGGTCGGCATGGGGAAGAAGCTGCCGAAAGATATCCGCACCGCCGATGACGAATATTTCTGCATCTGAATGCCGGCGATTCCATTCAAGAACTGCATCGATGTCATGAACTACTTCAATTCCTTCCGGGAAGCCTGTTTGTTTACGTGTGATAACAACATTTGTACGATTTGGTAAAGGCTTACCAATTGCCTCAAACGTCTTCCGCCCCATGAAAATAGTGTTGCCCGTCGTCTTTTGTTTGAAAAATTTTAAGTCGTTCGGTAGATACCACGGCAAGTCATTTTGGTATCCAATTACCTGATTCTGATCCATGGCCACCAGTAGTGAAATCATCTGTTAAAACCTCCTTCTAAATTTGGTTTAAGTTTCTCACTCGATTTTTATACCGCTATCGGCGCTTTAATGGCTGGGTGCGGGTGATACCCCTTAAGTTCAAAATCTGACATATCAAAATCAAAGACAGAATCCTTATCCTTGTTGATTTCCAGTGATGGCAATGCCCGTATATCGCGCCCTAGCTGTGTTTTCACCTGTTCTACATGGTTCGTGTAAATGTGCGCATCTCCTAACGTATGAACGAATTCGCCAGCCTGAAAGCCGCATTCATGTGCAATTAAATGCGTCAGTAGTGCATAGCTTGCTATATTAAAAGGTACACCCAAAAACATATCAGCACTACGCTGGTACAATTGACATGAAAGTTTTCCTTCCGCTACATAAAATTGAAACAACGTATGACATGGTGCAAGTGCCATATTCGGTATGTCTTCGGGATTCCATGCCGTTACAATGTGTCTGCGTGAATCGGGATTGTTGCGGATGGAATCGACTGTTTCCTTCAGTTGATCAATCGTTTCATCGCGGGATGTTTTCCAGGCGCGCCACTGTTTTCCGTAAACGTCCCCTAAGTCTCCATATTTTTCCGCAAATGACTGATCGTGCAGAATGCGCTCCTTAAAGCGGTTCATTTGCTTCTGGTACGTTTCACGAAAAGCTGCATCCTGCTGACTTCGTTTACCGAAATTCGTCATATCGGGGCCATCATACGCGTCGCTTTCCACCCATTTTTTAAATGCCCATTCGTTCCAGATATTATTGTTATGCTGCAGTAAATAGCGGATGTTTGTATCCCCTTTAATAAACCAGAGAAGTTCACTTGCAACCAAACGAAACGGTACTTTTTTCGTCGTCAAAAGCGGAAATCCTTCGCTCAGATCAAACCGCATCTGTTGACCGAAAACAGAATATGTTCCTGTGTTCGTCCTGTCTGCTTTTTTTATTCCGTTTTCAAGTATGTATTTACATAAATCTAGATAACCACGTTCACCGATTAACATGTTATACCCTCCCATCATAATCCGTTTATAAAGCTTATCCTCATCATTATACCATAATAATAGAACACAGTATTGTAACACAATCGTTAACCCGCTATGCGCATATAGCTAATTACCATTACATAAATCTCTTAAAAGCAGTCACACATGAAAGGGGATATTCGCATGCTGAATGGTACAATCCAATATGTGGTTAAACAAACCATTATATATAGCTATGTGCTAAGTCAGCCGTTTGCAGTATACGTTGATGCATATCCTGCACTCCAAGATGAACAGTTGTTCAAAGCTGAACAACTAGTGTCCGGACAACACGGTGAGGCTGTTCGGACTATGCAGCATAAATGGAACCATTTGTCCTATTTCGATGAAGCGATTGATGGAGAATATCGTATACTTACCGAACATGCACTAAAAAAATTCCAAAAGGATTACCAGATTACGATTACTAGCAAAACCAATCTAAAAACTTTGCAAACAATTGTTGATAAAGAGAACAAACGATATAAGGAACAATTAAAAGATATGTCTGATACCATTCATCCGGAAATGAACCATAGTGATGTCACAATTGTCCAGCGCGCACTAAAGCATCTTGATTACTATGAAGGTGAAGTTGACGGTATCTATGGAATACGCACACAAAAAGCCCTGGAGGCAGCAGAAGAAAAACTTGGTATGCAGCTGGTCGATGATAATGCCTTGGAAAAACTGCACGAACAAAAACAGGCAACGTATAGCCGTCAGGTTGCCCAAAAGTCAGCATCTGAAGCGGATCAGGAAATGAAGAAAATAAAGGTTAGCAGTACATCCCATTCCGGTGCTGTTGAATCTGCATACGCACAAATAGGAACACCTTATGACTGGGGTGGAGAGTCACCATCAGGTTTTGATTGTAGTGGTTTTATTCAATACATTTTTCAAATGGAAAACATCAAGCTTCCTCGGACGGTCAGTGAAACGTGGAACTCCACCGTTCCCGTCGGCAAACCCTCCGTCGGGGATCTTGTGTTTTTTGAAACATATAAACCAGGCCCGTCCCACATGGGGATATATGTTGGCGATGAAAAATTCATTCATGCTGGAGAATCACGGGGTGTTGAAATCAGCAAGCTAGAAGATTCTTATTGGAAACAGCGCTATTTAGGGGCTAGAAGTGTACAATAAGTTCGATAGATACCAATAATACAACCTTAGTGTTGTACGTATTTAGATCTATTCGAGCAAAAAGGAGGCACTTTTTGCTCGAATACTTTTAACGGAAATCCCGTTTAACGGTTTGAGAGGGATGTAGCATTTAACCTATTGCCACTCCTGCAAAAACTGTTGTAAATACATCTCCATAAACTGATGCCGGTGTACAGCAATTTCTTTTGCAGTTTCTGTATTCATCGTATCTTTCAGTGTTAATAATTTATCATAAAAATGTTGTATCGATGTGTTCCTCTGTCTGGCATCATCGTCGTGCCAAAGCAATTGTCCATTCGACCCGCCATAAGCGAACGTTCGAGCAATACCTACTGCTCCAATCGCATCCAGCCGGTCAGCATCCTGAACGATTTTCCCTTCCAGTGTCTCTGGAATGCGTCCTTTATGAAAAGCTATATCATCTATTGCCCTTATAACACGGTCAACCTGACAATGTGTACAGCTGATCTTATGCAGGAACACTTCCATTTCCTTGATTGCCAGGGTACTGTCTGTAAATAACTTTGGATCACCAATATCATGTACCCAAGCAGCAGTTTCACATATAAATGGATTGGCTTGTTCGTTGCTCGCAATTTTCTTCGCCATCCGGGCGACTCGCTTCATATGGAAAAAGTCATGCCCGCTTGCATCGTCGCTGAATATGTTGTAAATATAGTTGCGTATCGCCACTAGTTGACTGTCATTGTCCATTAAAACAATCCTTTTATCTTTCCATCTTTGTCGACATCCATGTTCAATGCAGCAGGTTTTTCCGGCAAACCAGGCATTGTCATCATATTACCGGTCAGCACAACGATAAAACCTGCACCGATAGATGGCCGTAGTTCTCTGATAGTAACGGTGAAATTTTCCGGACGCCCGATTAATGCAGGGTCATCTGACAGGGAATACTGTGTTTTTGCCATACATACCGGAAGATTCCCCCACCCCTGTTCTTCATAAAAGGCAAGCTGTTTTTTTGCTTGGGCGGATAACTCAATGTCATTAGCACCGTATACGTTTTGGGCCACTTTACGTATCTTGGTTTCAAGGCGTTCATCGGTGCCATAGACATACTGAATTTTTTCTTCGGAACCCTCAGCAATAGCAATAACTTTTTCGGCAAGGTCAATCCCACCTAATCCGCCATTTGCATAAACATCCGTTAGCGCTACGTCGGCATCACGGGATTCACACCATGACTTAACAAAGTTGATTTCCGCATCCGTATCTGTCGGGAATTTATTAATGGCCACTACAAAAGGAAGTCCAAAC from Lentibacillus cibarius carries:
- a CDS encoding HD domain-containing protein, which translates into the protein MDNDSQLVAIRNYIYNIFSDDASGHDFFHMKRVARMAKKIASNEQANPFICETAAWVHDIGDPKLFTDSTLAIKEMEVFLHKISCTHCQVDRVIRAIDDIAFHKGRIPETLEGKIVQDADRLDAIGAVGIARTFAYGGSNGQLLWHDDDARQRNTSIQHFYDKLLTLKDTMNTETAKEIAVHRHQFMEMYLQQFLQEWQ
- a CDS encoding twin-arginine translocase TatA/TatE family subunit, with protein sequence MGLGSIGFPGLILILVIALVVFGPKKLPEIGKAAGHTLKEFKNSAQDSTSDIKDEVNEVKKIVNDNKNK
- a CDS encoding NlpC/P60 family protein, with translation MLNGTIQYVVKQTIIYSYVLSQPFAVYVDAYPALQDEQLFKAEQLVSGQHGEAVRTMQHKWNHLSYFDEAIDGEYRILTEHALKKFQKDYQITITSKTNLKTLQTIVDKENKRYKEQLKDMSDTIHPEMNHSDVTIVQRALKHLDYYEGEVDGIYGIRTQKALEAAEEKLGMQLVDDNALEKLHEQKQATYSRQVAQKSASEADQEMKKIKVSSTSHSGAVESAYAQIGTPYDWGGESPSGFDCSGFIQYIFQMENIKLPRTVSETWNSTVPVGKPSVGDLVFFETYKPGPSHMGIYVGDEKFIHAGESRGVEISKLEDSYWKQRYLGARSVQ
- a CDS encoding thymidylate synthase, giving the protein MLIGERGYLDLCKYILENGIKKADRTNTGTYSVFGQQMRFDLSEGFPLLTTKKVPFRLVASELLWFIKGDTNIRYLLQHNNNIWNEWAFKKWVESDAYDGPDMTNFGKRSQQDAAFRETYQKQMNRFKERILHDQSFAEKYGDLGDVYGKQWRAWKTSRDETIDQLKETVDSIRNNPDSRRHIVTAWNPEDIPNMALAPCHTLFQFYVAEGKLSCQLYQRSADMFLGVPFNIASYALLTHLIAHECGFQAGEFVHTLGDAHIYTNHVEQVKTQLGRDIRALPSLEINKDKDSVFDFDMSDFELKGYHPHPAIKAPIAV
- a CDS encoding dihydrofolate reductase translates to MISLLVAMDQNQVIGYQNDLPWYLPNDLKFFKQKTTGNTIFMGRKTFEAIGKPLPNRTNVVITRKQTGFPEGIEVVHDIDAVLEWNRRHSDAEIFVIGGADIFRQLLPHADRMYITRIDETFKGDTYFPSFNEEDWQLTSRKRGEQNDKNPYTYYFLQYDRAR
- a CDS encoding molybdenum cofactor guanylyltransferase; this encodes MQISGIILAGGQSSRMGTNKSLLGINGKPAIAHINDELSHFCHYRAVISNDPAPYAFLGTDIYCDRYKHKGPLAGIEAGLYHSSNDICAFAACDTPLINRKVYRLLLDAMDSYDHDAVIPVYNEKMHPLSGIYQKRVLPEVENLLEKDQRKVRTLFEHINVRYVSNYEGIDDYLLLKHFFNMNYPHQYEKAKHL